The Siniperca chuatsi isolate FFG_IHB_CAS linkage group LG9, ASM2008510v1, whole genome shotgun sequence genome includes a region encoding these proteins:
- the LOC122881454 gene encoding sperm acrosome membrane-associated protein 6 isoform X2, with the protein MCTSALWLVCVSLLFSTSLSCYQCFVDVQDSLRLCWGHILTKHNVRNVDACFRKLDRIFNNHEGVIEAGRVGEGYEKQLKEILDKEILPMVEEFNKKLNKDTVYEERLQKAADNFIAAASKLPRVSGCFPPCGFQSAGAVYNCITCQYDSCEFPLDCPVKEIQVMENSRSRMWCDVPFHLPNNIEVIWRFAEEVKTQQVDQFKEVTAGVDRLYSIPSTSLQHQGTYQCEIYSGLRSIVRLYYYLTGCGRPHRAAGDIRPVSAPRRAVTPCAWWSSPLSPPPLTTAFHCLFNCFAPAAIPLLGGSVLVINTRANNSC; encoded by the exons ATGTGCACATCTGCTTTGTGGCTCGTGTGTGTTAGCTTGCTGTTCAGCACCTCTCTAAGCTGCTATCAGTGCTTTGTTGATGTGCAAGACAGTCTTCGCCTGTGTTGGGGTCACATTTTGACTAAGCACAATGTTAGAAATGTTGATGCCTGCTTCAGGAAGCTGGACCGCATATTCAACAACCATGAGGGAGTGATTGAGGCTGGCAGAGTGG GTGAAGGCTATGAGAAACAGCTGAAAGAAATTCTGGATAAAGAGATTCTGCCCATGGTGGAAGAGTTcaacaaaaaactgaataaag ACACAGTGTATGAGGAAAGGTTGCAGAAAGCAGCAGACAATTTCATCGCAGCTGCCTCCAAACTGCCTAGAG tttctGGATGTTTCCCTCCATGTG GTTTTCAGAGTGCAGGTGCAGTATACAACTGTATTACCTGCCAGTATGACTCCTGTGAATTCCCTCTCGATTGTCCAG TTAAAGAAATTCAAGTAATGGAAAACAGCAGGAGCCGAATGTGGTGCGACGTGCCATTTCACTTACCAAACAATATTGAGGTGATCTGGAGGTTTGCGGAAGAG GTGAAAACGCAGCAGGTGGATCAGTTTAAAGAAGTGACTGCGGGGGTGGACAGGCTCTATTCTATCCCTTCAACCAGCTTGCAGCATCAGGGCACCTACCAGTGTGAGATCTACTCAGGCCTGCGCTCCATTGTCAGACTATACTACTATCTCACAG GTTGTGGCAGgccacacagagctgcaggagATATTCGACCAGTCTCTGCTCCCAGGAGGGCGGTTACTCCCTGTGCCTGGTGGTCCTCcccactctctcctcctcccctcaccACTGCTTTTCACTGCCTGTTTAACTGCTTTGCTCCTGCTGCTATTCCTCTCCTTGGG GGCTCTGTATTGGTCATCAATACCAGAGCAAATAACTCATGCTGA
- the LOC122881454 gene encoding sperm acrosome membrane-associated protein 6 isoform X1: protein MCTSALWLVCVSLLFSTSLSCYQCFVDVQDSLRLCWGHILTKHNVRNVDACFRKLDRIFNNHEGVIEAGRVGEGYEKQLKEILDKEILPMVEEFNKKLNKDTVYEERLQKAADNFIAAASKLPRVSGCFPPCGFQSAGAVYNCITCQYDSCEFPLDCPVKEIQVMENSRSRMWCDVPFHLPNNIEVIWRFAEEVKTQQVDQFKEVTAGVDRLYSIPSTSLQHQGTYQCEIYSGLRSIVRLYYYLTVTPQVVAGHTELQEIFDQSLLPGGRLLPVPGGPPHSLLLPSPLLFTACLTALLLLLFLSLGALYWSSIPEQITHAEQAYGDEDLGYM, encoded by the exons ATGTGCACATCTGCTTTGTGGCTCGTGTGTGTTAGCTTGCTGTTCAGCACCTCTCTAAGCTGCTATCAGTGCTTTGTTGATGTGCAAGACAGTCTTCGCCTGTGTTGGGGTCACATTTTGACTAAGCACAATGTTAGAAATGTTGATGCCTGCTTCAGGAAGCTGGACCGCATATTCAACAACCATGAGGGAGTGATTGAGGCTGGCAGAGTGG GTGAAGGCTATGAGAAACAGCTGAAAGAAATTCTGGATAAAGAGATTCTGCCCATGGTGGAAGAGTTcaacaaaaaactgaataaag ACACAGTGTATGAGGAAAGGTTGCAGAAAGCAGCAGACAATTTCATCGCAGCTGCCTCCAAACTGCCTAGAG tttctGGATGTTTCCCTCCATGTG GTTTTCAGAGTGCAGGTGCAGTATACAACTGTATTACCTGCCAGTATGACTCCTGTGAATTCCCTCTCGATTGTCCAG TTAAAGAAATTCAAGTAATGGAAAACAGCAGGAGCCGAATGTGGTGCGACGTGCCATTTCACTTACCAAACAATATTGAGGTGATCTGGAGGTTTGCGGAAGAG GTGAAAACGCAGCAGGTGGATCAGTTTAAAGAAGTGACTGCGGGGGTGGACAGGCTCTATTCTATCCCTTCAACCAGCTTGCAGCATCAGGGCACCTACCAGTGTGAGATCTACTCAGGCCTGCGCTCCATTGTCAGACTATACTACTATCTCACAG tGACCCCCCAGGTTGTGGCAGgccacacagagctgcaggagATATTCGACCAGTCTCTGCTCCCAGGAGGGCGGTTACTCCCTGTGCCTGGTGGTCCTCcccactctctcctcctcccctcaccACTGCTTTTCACTGCCTGTTTAACTGCTTTGCTCCTGCTGCTATTCCTCTCCTTGGG GGCTCTGTATTGGTCATCAATACCAGAGCAAATAACTCATGCTGAACAAGCATATGGAGATGAAGATTTAGGATATATGTAG